A window from Pseudomonas sp. Tri1 encodes these proteins:
- a CDS encoding coniferyl aldehyde dehydrogenase, with protein sequence MPADVAYLHESQQQPGQLRALFDAQRQAYAAHPMPPAEQRRQWLKALRELLSNERQALIDAISQDFSHRSADETLLAELMPSLHGIHYASRHLKGWMKPSRRKVGMAFQPASAKVVYQPLGVVGVIVPWNYPLFLAIGPLVGALAAGNRVMLKLSEATPATGLLLKQLLAQIFPQDLVCVVLGEAEVGMAFSKLPFDHLLFTGATSIGKHVMRAAAENLTPVTLELGGKSPAIVSIDVPLKDAAERIAFGKTLNAGQTCVAPDYVLVPQSRVGEFVEAYRQAVRGFYPTLADNPDYTAIINERQLARLNGYISDATSKGALLIELFDQSQGRRMAHSLLLNVSDDMTVMQDEIFGPLLPIVPYERLDQAFAYINQRPRPLALYYFGYNKAEQNRVLHETHSGGVCLNDTLLHVAQDDMPFGGIGASGMGHYHGHEGFLTFSKAKGVLTKQRFNAAKLIYPPYGKPLQKLIQKLFVR encoded by the coding sequence ATGCCTGCCGACGTTGCTTACTTGCACGAGTCTCAACAGCAACCAGGCCAACTGCGGGCGCTCTTCGATGCCCAGCGCCAGGCCTACGCCGCCCATCCCATGCCACCGGCCGAACAGCGCCGGCAATGGCTCAAGGCATTGCGGGAACTGTTAAGCAACGAACGACAAGCGTTGATCGATGCTATCAGCCAGGATTTCAGCCACCGCAGCGCGGACGAGACGCTGTTGGCCGAGTTGATGCCGAGCCTGCATGGCATTCATTACGCCAGCCGGCACCTCAAGGGCTGGATGAAACCCTCCCGGCGCAAGGTCGGCATGGCCTTCCAACCGGCGTCGGCCAAAGTGGTGTATCAGCCGCTGGGAGTGGTCGGGGTCATCGTGCCGTGGAACTACCCGTTGTTCTTGGCCATTGGGCCGTTGGTGGGGGCGTTGGCGGCGGGCAACCGGGTCATGCTCAAGCTCAGCGAAGCGACCCCCGCGACCGGGTTGCTGCTCAAGCAATTGCTGGCCCAGATTTTCCCCCAGGACCTGGTTTGCGTGGTGCTCGGCGAGGCCGAGGTCGGCATGGCGTTTTCCAAACTACCGTTCGATCACCTGCTGTTCACCGGTGCCACCAGCATTGGCAAGCACGTGATGCGTGCCGCCGCCGAAAACCTGACCCCGGTCACCCTCGAACTGGGTGGAAAATCGCCGGCCATCGTGTCCATCGACGTTCCCCTCAAGGACGCCGCCGAGCGCATTGCTTTCGGCAAAACCCTGAACGCCGGACAAACCTGTGTCGCACCGGATTACGTGCTGGTACCGCAGAGCCGCGTCGGTGAATTCGTTGAAGCGTATCGCCAGGCGGTTCGCGGGTTTTATCCGACTTTGGCTGACAATCCGGACTACACCGCGATCATCAACGAACGACAACTGGCACGGCTCAACGGCTACATCAGCGACGCCACCAGCAAGGGCGCACTGCTGATCGAGCTGTTCGACCAAAGCCAGGGGCGGCGCATGGCCCACAGCCTGTTGCTCAATGTCAGCGACGACATGACCGTGATGCAGGATGAAATCTTCGGTCCGCTGCTGCCCATCGTGCCGTATGAGCGTCTGGACCAGGCCTTTGCCTACATCAATCAGCGGCCTCGCCCGCTGGCGCTCTACTACTTTGGCTACAACAAGGCCGAACAGAATCGCGTGCTCCACGAAACCCATTCCGGTGGTGTCTGTTTGAACGACACGCTGTTGCACGTTGCCCAGGATGACATGCCGTTCGGCGGCATCGGCGCCTCGGGGATGGGGCACTACCACGGGCACGAGGGTTTCCTGACCTTCAGCAAGGCCAAGGGCGTGCTGACCAAACAGCGCTTCAACGCCGCGAAACTGATTTATCCACCTTACGGCAAGCCTCTGCAGAAGCTGATCCAGAAGCTGTTCGTCCGTTAA
- a CDS encoding twin-arginine translocation pathway signal protein, with the protein MNPSLTDTPTLSRRDLLKFSLGASAFLASVGLAASLGGCSPSQPASGLAALRDSDLPFLRAVIPVMLDGAVAVEKIATATGATLQSLDTGLAHLSPSMLKLTRQLFDVLTLGITRGPLTGVWGAWENASADDIRQFLDRWENSSLDLLRQGHSSLLQMVMMAWYSRAEAWAHCGYPGPPTV; encoded by the coding sequence ATGAACCCAAGCCTGACCGATACACCCACACTGTCACGGCGCGACCTGCTGAAATTCAGCCTCGGCGCCAGCGCGTTCCTGGCCAGCGTCGGGTTGGCAGCCAGCCTGGGCGGGTGCTCGCCCAGCCAACCGGCCAGCGGGCTGGCAGCCCTGCGCGACAGCGACCTGCCGTTCCTGCGCGCTGTCATCCCCGTGATGCTGGACGGCGCCGTGGCCGTCGAAAAGATCGCCACGGCCACCGGCGCCACCCTGCAAAGCCTGGATACCGGCCTGGCTCATCTGTCGCCGTCCATGCTCAAGCTCACTCGCCAACTGTTCGACGTCCTCACCCTGGGCATTACCCGTGGGCCGCTGACCGGGGTCTGGGGCGCGTGGGAAAACGCCAGCGCCGATGACATCCGTCAATTCCTCGATCGCTGGGAAAACAGCTCACTGGACCTTCTGCGACAAGGCCATAGCTCGTTGCTGCAGATGGTGATGATGGCGTGGTACAGCCGGGCCGAGGCCTGGGCACATTGCGGGTATCCGGGACCACCAACAGTCTGA
- a CDS encoding GMC family oxidoreductase, with translation MPVPDPFREGLARGWTTHNGAQLTQDLSLEADVAIIGSGAGGGTTAEILSAAGYRVLLIEEGPLKTSNDFKMLEDQAYTSLYQEGLGRMSKDGAITILQGRAVGGTTLINWTSSFRTPAQTLDHWATEHNVKGHSPAEMAPWFEQMEQRLGVAPWLIPPNANNDVIRKGCERLGYSWHVIPRNVRGCWNLGYCGMGCPTNAKQSMLVTTIPATLDKGGVLLYLARAERLIIKNDGIAGLECLAMDERCVTPTGRRITVKARHYVLAGGGINSPALLLRSDAPDPHERLGKRTFLHLVNMSAGQFDEVINPFYGAPQSIYSDHFQWLDGAAGKMSYKLEVPPLHPALAATLLGGLGRENALHMAQLPHTHAMLALLRDGFHPDSPGGSVELRSDGTPVLDYHVSPYAWDGLRRAFHSMAEIQFAGGARAVMPMHSDARYVKTLAEARTQIDGLDLALYRTRLGSAHVMGGCAMGEDPKTAVTDSLGRHHQLHNLSIHDGSLFPTSIGANPQLSVYGLTAQLATSLAERLKKS, from the coding sequence ATGCCCGTACCCGATCCCTTCCGCGAAGGCCTCGCCCGTGGCTGGACCACCCACAACGGCGCGCAGTTGACCCAGGACCTGAGCCTGGAAGCGGATGTGGCGATCATCGGCAGCGGCGCCGGTGGCGGCACCACGGCCGAAATTCTCAGCGCTGCCGGCTACCGCGTGCTGCTGATCGAGGAAGGCCCGCTCAAGACCAGCAACGACTTTAAGATGCTTGAGGACCAGGCCTACACCAGCCTGTACCAGGAAGGGCTCGGGCGCATGAGCAAGGACGGCGCCATCACCATTCTTCAAGGCCGGGCGGTGGGTGGCACGACGCTGATCAACTGGACCTCCAGCTTTCGCACCCCCGCTCAAACCCTTGACCACTGGGCCACCGAGCACAACGTCAAGGGCCACAGCCCCGCCGAGATGGCGCCCTGGTTCGAACAGATGGAGCAACGCCTGGGTGTGGCGCCGTGGCTGATTCCACCCAATGCCAACAACGACGTGATCCGCAAGGGCTGTGAACGATTGGGCTACAGCTGGCACGTTATCCCGCGCAACGTACGCGGCTGCTGGAACCTGGGCTATTGCGGCATGGGCTGCCCGACCAACGCCAAGCAGTCGATGCTGGTCACCACCATCCCGGCCACGCTGGACAAGGGTGGCGTGCTGCTTTACCTGGCGCGGGCCGAGCGCCTGATCATCAAGAACGATGGAATTGCCGGCCTGGAGTGCCTGGCCATGGACGAGCGTTGCGTGACACCGACCGGGCGACGCATCACCGTCAAGGCTCGACACTATGTACTGGCCGGCGGCGGCATCAACAGCCCAGCCCTACTGCTACGCTCCGATGCGCCGGATCCGCACGAACGCCTGGGCAAGCGCACTTTCCTGCATCTGGTGAACATGTCCGCCGGGCAATTCGACGAGGTCATCAACCCGTTCTACGGCGCCCCGCAATCGATTTATTCCGATCATTTCCAATGGCTGGACGGTGCTGCTGGCAAAATGTCCTACAAGCTTGAGGTGCCGCCCTTGCACCCAGCCCTCGCCGCCACGTTGCTCGGCGGCTTGGGGCGCGAGAACGCCCTGCACATGGCGCAACTGCCCCACACCCACGCCATGCTGGCGTTGTTGCGCGATGGTTTTCATCCAGACAGCCCCGGCGGCAGCGTCGAGTTGCGCAGCGACGGCACACCCGTGCTCGACTATCACGTTTCGCCGTACGCCTGGGACGGTTTGCGCCGGGCCTTCCACAGCATGGCCGAGATTCAGTTCGCCGGTGGCGCCAGGGCGGTCATGCCCATGCACAGCGATGCCCGCTATGTGAAAACCCTGGCCGAAGCCCGCACGCAGATCGACGGCCTTGACCTTGCCTTGTACCGCACGCGCCTGGGCAGCGCTCACGTGATGGGGGGCTGCGCCATGGGTGAAGATCCCAAAACTGCCGTCACCGACAGCCTTGGTCGTCATCACCAACTGCACAATCTCTCAATCCATGACGGTTCACTGTTCCCCACCAGCATCGGCGCCAACCCACAATTATCGGTGTACGGCCTGACGGCCCAACTGGCGACTTCCCTGGCCGAACGTCTGAAGAAATCATGA